One segment of Hippopotamus amphibius kiboko isolate mHipAmp2 chromosome 2, mHipAmp2.hap2, whole genome shotgun sequence DNA contains the following:
- the CEBPE gene encoding CCAAT/enhancer-binding protein epsilon, with product MSHGTYYECEPRAGQQPLEFSGARAGPGELGDMCEQEASIDLSAYIESGEEQLLSDLFAVKPAPEARGLKGPGTPAFPHYLQPDPRPFAYPPHTFGPDRKALGPGIYSSPGSYDPRAVAVKEEPRGPEGSRGASRSGYNPLQYQVAHCGQTAMHLPPALAAPSQPLRVLKAPLAAAAQPCSPLLKAPSPAGPSHKGKKAVNKDSLEYRLRRERNNIAVRKSRDKAKRRILETQQKVLEYMAENERLRSRVEQLSQELDTLRNLFRQIPEAANLIKGVGGCS from the exons ATGTCCCACGGGACCTACTACGAGTGCGAGCCCCGGGCTGGCCAGCAGCCACTCGAGTTCTCGGGGGCCCGAGCAGGGCCCGGGGAGCTGGGGGACATGTGTGAGCAGGAGGCGTCCATCGACCTGTCTGCCTACATCGAGTCTGGGGAGGAACAGCTCCTCTCTGACCTCTTCGCTGTGAAGCCGGCACCTGAGGCCCGAGGCCTTAAGGGCCCCGGAACGCCCGCCTTCCCCCACTACCTGCAGCCTGACCCGAGGCCCTTCGCCTACCCCCCACACACCTTCGGCCCCGACAGGAAGGCCTTGGGGCCTGGCATCTACAGCAGCCCAGGCAGCTACGACCCCAGGGCCGTGGCCGTGAAGGAGGAGCCTCGGGGGCCCGAGGGCAGCCGGGGGGCCAGCCGCAGCGGCTACAACCCTCTGCAGTACCAAGTGGCGCACTGCGGGCAGACGGCCATGCACCTGCCCCCGGCCCTGGCGGCACCCAGCCAGCCCCTGCGTGTCCTCAAG GCCCCTCTGGCGGCTGCCGCgcagccctgcagccccctcctcaAGGCGCCCTCCCCGGCGGGCCCCTCACACAAGGGCAAGAAGGCCGTGAACAAAGACAGCCTGGAGTACCGTCTGCGGCGGGAGCGGAACAACATCGCGGTGCGCAAGAGCCGGGACAAGGCCAAGAGGCGCATCCTGGAGACCCAGCAGAAGGTGCTGGAGTACATGGCCGAGAACGAGCGTCTGCGCAGCCGCGTGGAGCAGCTGAGCCAGGAGCTGGACACCCTGCGCAACCTCTTCCGCCAGATCCCCGAGGCTGCCAACCTCATCAAGGGTGTGGGGGGCTGCAGCTGA